One Phoenix dactylifera cultivar Barhee BC4 chromosome 14, palm_55x_up_171113_PBpolish2nd_filt_p, whole genome shotgun sequence DNA window includes the following coding sequences:
- the LOC103714284 gene encoding two-component response regulator-like APRR3 isoform X2, translated as MESVARDEEGGARDGDGGGGSGAAAGGGPRRQTDPSSERQVIRWERFLPRRFLRILLVEHDDSTRHIVAALLRKCSYHVAAVADGLKAWEVLKEKHYSVDLVLTEVAMPSLSGIALLSKIMSTEECKNIPVIMMSSHDSIGVVLKCMLKGAVDFLVKPVRKNELRNLWQHVWRRHCSNSYTNASDNNAASNHVSAIAGDGSKTGESSKQDSDAQSSDRKPEMEIASDQKHRGDHLAEGGSTSREVEAKPEQLDNGTPIMANTLKLDDDVEVISAGTDLVEKYQEENGSYHKAPYREEDNGFTGSKEGDLADPNSHCQNNAPDGTLNDMTYFEPVANRKCNSAVSEKYAFRKDALPETSTSSHAKSASEFGSSPHLELALKRQRLNGCVDQDFKQKHILNHSNASAFSRYGDKRAHHSCKKPVSSAVCVRTIECVDKSQLHVSSHGSDNDKNISLSPKGMVFYQGNAGETTKYFQVSSESNGEHAGLMSFPAREDDCAGHSSKGEDMVFNHPQFGFIPLPIPVGAIPYQRLCSGYGAILQPVFHPEASLEPHSSASAEKATVQITSDQSGHHDNHLISHRQCIEFHHHEENHQSHYWRQHIDMEPGDSSDLSCTPEELANQSASCSEDILKGGGSNYSGEPADAAANTGTTLGSGTESGAQNCSRKGLDSDRSSREAALIKFRMKRKDRCFEKKVRYHGRKKLAEQRPRVKGQFVSQKVPDSVTKPEAEDRLRVVKKLSFL; from the exons ATGGAGAGCGTGGCGAGGGACGAGGAGGGTGGCGCGCGGGATGGAGACGGCGGCGGGGGATCGGGCGCCGCTGCCGGAGGAGGGCCGAGGCGGCAGACGGATCCGAGCTCCGAGCGGCAGGTGATCAGGTGGGAGAGGTTCCTTCCGAGGAGATTTCTCCGGATCCTCCTCGTCGAGCACGACGACTCCACTCGCCACATCGTCGCCGCGCTCCTCCGGAAATGCAGCTACCACG TGGCGGCAGTGGCGGATGGGCTCAAGGCATGGGAGGTTTTGAAGGAGAAGCACTACAGCGTTGATCTCGTGTTGACTGAAGTCGCCATGCCTTCGCTTTCGGGAATCgcgcttctttccaagattaTGAGCACAGAGGAGTGCAAGAACATTCCGGTCATCA TGATGTCTTCTCACGATTCCATTGGTGTAGTACTCAAATGCATGCTAAAGGGTGCTGTGGACTTTCTCGTGAAACCAGTAAGGAAGAATGAGTTGCGCAACTTATGGCAGCACGTTTGGAGGAGGCATTGT tcaaataGCTACACAAATGCATCCGACAATAATGCTGCAAGCAATCATGTAAGCGCAATTGCTGGAGATGGGTCCAAGACTGGGGAGAGCAGCAAACAAGATAGTGATGCTCAG AGCTCAGATAGGAAGCCGGAGATGGAAATTGCGAGTGATCAGAAACACAGAGGGGATCATTTAGCTGAAGGTGGGAGTACTTCCAGGGAGGTGGAAGCAAAACCAGAGCAACTTGATAATGGCACCCCAATAATGGCAAACACATTAAAATTGGATGATGATGTGGAAG TTATATCTGCAGGGACAGATTTAGTTGAAAAATACCAAGAGGAGAATGGTTCTTATCATAAAGCCCCGTATAGGGAGGAAGACAACGGTTTTACAGGATCTAAAGAGGGTGACCTTGCTGATCCTAATTCGCATTGTCAAAATAATGCTCCAGATGGAACATTGAATGATATGACATATTTTGAGCCAGTAGCTAACAGAAAATGCAATTCTGCTGTTTCGGAAAAGTATGCATTCAGGAAGGATGCATTACCTGAAACTTCAACATCCTCTCATGCGAAGAGTGCATCTGAATTTGGTTCCTCACCACATTTGGAACTTGCTTTGAAAAGACAACGTCTCAATGGCTGTGTAGATCAGGATTTCAAACAAAAGCATatattaaatcattcaaatgccTCTGCCTTCTCAAG gtatggtGACAAAAGGGCTCATCATTCATGTAAAAAGCCTGTTTCTTCAGCTGTGTGTGTTAGAACCATAGAATGTGTTGATAAATCTCAGTTGCATGTCAGTAGTCATGGCTCTGACAATGACAAGAACATTTCCCTCTCACCTAAAGGGATGGTGTTCTATCAAGGGAATGCAGGCGAAACTACAAAATACTTTCAGGTCTCTTCTGAAAGCAACGGAGAGCATGCTGGCCTTATGTCTTTCCCAGCTAGAGAGGATGACTGTGCTGGTCATTCCTCCAAAGGAGAGGATATGGTTTTTAATCATCCTCAGTTTGGGTTTATTCCTCTGCCAATTCCTGTTGGAGCAATACCATATCAGCGCTTGTGTTCAGGGTATGGTGCTATCTTGCAACCAGTTTTCCATCCTGAGGCTTCCTTAGAGCCTCATAGTTCAGCATCAGCTGAGAAGGCAACAGTTCAAATTACTTCTGATCAATCTGGTCATCATGACAATCATCTTATCAGTCACCGCCAATGCATAGAATTTCACCACCATGAAGAAAATCATCAGTCCCACTACTGGAGACAACATATCGATATGGAACCAGGAGATTCAAGTGATTTGTCATGCACTCCTGAGGAACTAGCCAATCAAAGTGCCAGCTGTAGCGAGGACATTCTCAAAGGCGGTGGAAGCAACTATAGTGGTGAACCAGCAGATGCAGCTGCAAATACTGGAACCACTCTAGGAAGTGGTACTGAAAGTGGTGCCCAGAACTGCAGCAGGAAAGGGTTGGACAGTGACCGTTCTAGCCGTGAGGCTGCCTTGATCAAATTCCGCATGAAACGGAAGGACAGATGCTTTGAGAAGAAG GTTAGATATCATGGTAGGAAAAAGCTTGCAGAGCAACGGCCAAGAGTAAAAGGTCAGTTTGTGAGTCAAAAAGTTCCCGACTCTGTGACAAAGCCAGAAGCAGAAGACCGGCTCCGAGTGGTTAAAAAATTAAGTTTCTTGTGA
- the LOC103714284 gene encoding two-component response regulator-like APRR3 isoform X3 gives MESVARDEEGGARDGDGGGGSGAAAGGGPRRQTDPSSERQVIRWERFLPRRFLRILLVEHDDSTRHIVAALLRKCSYHVAAVADGLKAWEVLKEKHYSVDLVLTEVAMPSLSGIALLSKIMSTEECKNIPVIMMSSHDSIGVVLKCMLKGAVDFLVKPVRKNELRNLWQHVWRRHCSNSYTNASDNNAASNHVSAIAGDGSKTGESSKQDSDAQSSDRKPEMEIASDQKHRGDHLAEGGSTSREVEAKPEQLDNGTPIMANTLKLDDDVEGEGTDLVEKYQEENGSYHKAPYREEDNGFTGSKEGDLADPNSHCQNNAPDGTLNDMTYFEPVANRKCNSAVSEKYAFRKDALPETSTSSHAKSASEFGSSPHLELALKRQRLNGCVDQDFKQKHILNHSNASAFSRYGDKRAHHSCKKPVSSAVCVRTIECVDKSQLHVSSHGSDNDKNISLSPKGMVFYQGNAGETTKYFQVSSESNGEHAGLMSFPAREDDCAGHSSKGEDMVFNHPQFGFIPLPIPVGAIPYQRLCSGYGAILQPVFHPEASLEPHSSASAEKATVQITSDQSGHHDNHLISHRQCIEFHHHEENHQSHYWRQHIDMEPGDSSDLSCTPEELANQSASCSEDILKGGGSNYSGEPADAAANTGTTLGSGTESGAQNCSRKGLDSDRSSREAALIKFRMKRKDRCFEKKVRYHGRKKLAEQRPRVKGQFVSQKVPDSVTKPEAEDRLRVVKKLSFL, from the exons ATGGAGAGCGTGGCGAGGGACGAGGAGGGTGGCGCGCGGGATGGAGACGGCGGCGGGGGATCGGGCGCCGCTGCCGGAGGAGGGCCGAGGCGGCAGACGGATCCGAGCTCCGAGCGGCAGGTGATCAGGTGGGAGAGGTTCCTTCCGAGGAGATTTCTCCGGATCCTCCTCGTCGAGCACGACGACTCCACTCGCCACATCGTCGCCGCGCTCCTCCGGAAATGCAGCTACCACG TGGCGGCAGTGGCGGATGGGCTCAAGGCATGGGAGGTTTTGAAGGAGAAGCACTACAGCGTTGATCTCGTGTTGACTGAAGTCGCCATGCCTTCGCTTTCGGGAATCgcgcttctttccaagattaTGAGCACAGAGGAGTGCAAGAACATTCCGGTCATCA TGATGTCTTCTCACGATTCCATTGGTGTAGTACTCAAATGCATGCTAAAGGGTGCTGTGGACTTTCTCGTGAAACCAGTAAGGAAGAATGAGTTGCGCAACTTATGGCAGCACGTTTGGAGGAGGCATTGT tcaaataGCTACACAAATGCATCCGACAATAATGCTGCAAGCAATCATGTAAGCGCAATTGCTGGAGATGGGTCCAAGACTGGGGAGAGCAGCAAACAAGATAGTGATGCTCAG AGCTCAGATAGGAAGCCGGAGATGGAAATTGCGAGTGATCAGAAACACAGAGGGGATCATTTAGCTGAAGGTGGGAGTACTTCCAGGGAGGTGGAAGCAAAACCAGAGCAACTTGATAATGGCACCCCAATAATGGCAAACACATTAAAATTGGATGATGATGTGGAAGGTGAAG GGACAGATTTAGTTGAAAAATACCAAGAGGAGAATGGTTCTTATCATAAAGCCCCGTATAGGGAGGAAGACAACGGTTTTACAGGATCTAAAGAGGGTGACCTTGCTGATCCTAATTCGCATTGTCAAAATAATGCTCCAGATGGAACATTGAATGATATGACATATTTTGAGCCAGTAGCTAACAGAAAATGCAATTCTGCTGTTTCGGAAAAGTATGCATTCAGGAAGGATGCATTACCTGAAACTTCAACATCCTCTCATGCGAAGAGTGCATCTGAATTTGGTTCCTCACCACATTTGGAACTTGCTTTGAAAAGACAACGTCTCAATGGCTGTGTAGATCAGGATTTCAAACAAAAGCATatattaaatcattcaaatgccTCTGCCTTCTCAAG gtatggtGACAAAAGGGCTCATCATTCATGTAAAAAGCCTGTTTCTTCAGCTGTGTGTGTTAGAACCATAGAATGTGTTGATAAATCTCAGTTGCATGTCAGTAGTCATGGCTCTGACAATGACAAGAACATTTCCCTCTCACCTAAAGGGATGGTGTTCTATCAAGGGAATGCAGGCGAAACTACAAAATACTTTCAGGTCTCTTCTGAAAGCAACGGAGAGCATGCTGGCCTTATGTCTTTCCCAGCTAGAGAGGATGACTGTGCTGGTCATTCCTCCAAAGGAGAGGATATGGTTTTTAATCATCCTCAGTTTGGGTTTATTCCTCTGCCAATTCCTGTTGGAGCAATACCATATCAGCGCTTGTGTTCAGGGTATGGTGCTATCTTGCAACCAGTTTTCCATCCTGAGGCTTCCTTAGAGCCTCATAGTTCAGCATCAGCTGAGAAGGCAACAGTTCAAATTACTTCTGATCAATCTGGTCATCATGACAATCATCTTATCAGTCACCGCCAATGCATAGAATTTCACCACCATGAAGAAAATCATCAGTCCCACTACTGGAGACAACATATCGATATGGAACCAGGAGATTCAAGTGATTTGTCATGCACTCCTGAGGAACTAGCCAATCAAAGTGCCAGCTGTAGCGAGGACATTCTCAAAGGCGGTGGAAGCAACTATAGTGGTGAACCAGCAGATGCAGCTGCAAATACTGGAACCACTCTAGGAAGTGGTACTGAAAGTGGTGCCCAGAACTGCAGCAGGAAAGGGTTGGACAGTGACCGTTCTAGCCGTGAGGCTGCCTTGATCAAATTCCGCATGAAACGGAAGGACAGATGCTTTGAGAAGAAG GTTAGATATCATGGTAGGAAAAAGCTTGCAGAGCAACGGCCAAGAGTAAAAGGTCAGTTTGTGAGTCAAAAAGTTCCCGACTCTGTGACAAAGCCAGAAGCAGAAGACCGGCTCCGAGTGGTTAAAAAATTAAGTTTCTTGTGA
- the LOC103714284 gene encoding two-component response regulator-like APRR3 isoform X1 produces MESVARDEEGGARDGDGGGGSGAAAGGGPRRQTDPSSERQVIRWERFLPRRFLRILLVEHDDSTRHIVAALLRKCSYHVAAVADGLKAWEVLKEKHYSVDLVLTEVAMPSLSGIALLSKIMSTEECKNIPVIMMSSHDSIGVVLKCMLKGAVDFLVKPVRKNELRNLWQHVWRRHCSNSYTNASDNNAASNHVSAIAGDGSKTGESSKQDSDAQSSDRKPEMEIASDQKHRGDHLAEGGSTSREVEAKPEQLDNGTPIMANTLKLDDDVEGEVISAGTDLVEKYQEENGSYHKAPYREEDNGFTGSKEGDLADPNSHCQNNAPDGTLNDMTYFEPVANRKCNSAVSEKYAFRKDALPETSTSSHAKSASEFGSSPHLELALKRQRLNGCVDQDFKQKHILNHSNASAFSRYGDKRAHHSCKKPVSSAVCVRTIECVDKSQLHVSSHGSDNDKNISLSPKGMVFYQGNAGETTKYFQVSSESNGEHAGLMSFPAREDDCAGHSSKGEDMVFNHPQFGFIPLPIPVGAIPYQRLCSGYGAILQPVFHPEASLEPHSSASAEKATVQITSDQSGHHDNHLISHRQCIEFHHHEENHQSHYWRQHIDMEPGDSSDLSCTPEELANQSASCSEDILKGGGSNYSGEPADAAANTGTTLGSGTESGAQNCSRKGLDSDRSSREAALIKFRMKRKDRCFEKKVRYHGRKKLAEQRPRVKGQFVSQKVPDSVTKPEAEDRLRVVKKLSFL; encoded by the exons ATGGAGAGCGTGGCGAGGGACGAGGAGGGTGGCGCGCGGGATGGAGACGGCGGCGGGGGATCGGGCGCCGCTGCCGGAGGAGGGCCGAGGCGGCAGACGGATCCGAGCTCCGAGCGGCAGGTGATCAGGTGGGAGAGGTTCCTTCCGAGGAGATTTCTCCGGATCCTCCTCGTCGAGCACGACGACTCCACTCGCCACATCGTCGCCGCGCTCCTCCGGAAATGCAGCTACCACG TGGCGGCAGTGGCGGATGGGCTCAAGGCATGGGAGGTTTTGAAGGAGAAGCACTACAGCGTTGATCTCGTGTTGACTGAAGTCGCCATGCCTTCGCTTTCGGGAATCgcgcttctttccaagattaTGAGCACAGAGGAGTGCAAGAACATTCCGGTCATCA TGATGTCTTCTCACGATTCCATTGGTGTAGTACTCAAATGCATGCTAAAGGGTGCTGTGGACTTTCTCGTGAAACCAGTAAGGAAGAATGAGTTGCGCAACTTATGGCAGCACGTTTGGAGGAGGCATTGT tcaaataGCTACACAAATGCATCCGACAATAATGCTGCAAGCAATCATGTAAGCGCAATTGCTGGAGATGGGTCCAAGACTGGGGAGAGCAGCAAACAAGATAGTGATGCTCAG AGCTCAGATAGGAAGCCGGAGATGGAAATTGCGAGTGATCAGAAACACAGAGGGGATCATTTAGCTGAAGGTGGGAGTACTTCCAGGGAGGTGGAAGCAAAACCAGAGCAACTTGATAATGGCACCCCAATAATGGCAAACACATTAAAATTGGATGATGATGTGGAAGGTGAAG TTATATCTGCAGGGACAGATTTAGTTGAAAAATACCAAGAGGAGAATGGTTCTTATCATAAAGCCCCGTATAGGGAGGAAGACAACGGTTTTACAGGATCTAAAGAGGGTGACCTTGCTGATCCTAATTCGCATTGTCAAAATAATGCTCCAGATGGAACATTGAATGATATGACATATTTTGAGCCAGTAGCTAACAGAAAATGCAATTCTGCTGTTTCGGAAAAGTATGCATTCAGGAAGGATGCATTACCTGAAACTTCAACATCCTCTCATGCGAAGAGTGCATCTGAATTTGGTTCCTCACCACATTTGGAACTTGCTTTGAAAAGACAACGTCTCAATGGCTGTGTAGATCAGGATTTCAAACAAAAGCATatattaaatcattcaaatgccTCTGCCTTCTCAAG gtatggtGACAAAAGGGCTCATCATTCATGTAAAAAGCCTGTTTCTTCAGCTGTGTGTGTTAGAACCATAGAATGTGTTGATAAATCTCAGTTGCATGTCAGTAGTCATGGCTCTGACAATGACAAGAACATTTCCCTCTCACCTAAAGGGATGGTGTTCTATCAAGGGAATGCAGGCGAAACTACAAAATACTTTCAGGTCTCTTCTGAAAGCAACGGAGAGCATGCTGGCCTTATGTCTTTCCCAGCTAGAGAGGATGACTGTGCTGGTCATTCCTCCAAAGGAGAGGATATGGTTTTTAATCATCCTCAGTTTGGGTTTATTCCTCTGCCAATTCCTGTTGGAGCAATACCATATCAGCGCTTGTGTTCAGGGTATGGTGCTATCTTGCAACCAGTTTTCCATCCTGAGGCTTCCTTAGAGCCTCATAGTTCAGCATCAGCTGAGAAGGCAACAGTTCAAATTACTTCTGATCAATCTGGTCATCATGACAATCATCTTATCAGTCACCGCCAATGCATAGAATTTCACCACCATGAAGAAAATCATCAGTCCCACTACTGGAGACAACATATCGATATGGAACCAGGAGATTCAAGTGATTTGTCATGCACTCCTGAGGAACTAGCCAATCAAAGTGCCAGCTGTAGCGAGGACATTCTCAAAGGCGGTGGAAGCAACTATAGTGGTGAACCAGCAGATGCAGCTGCAAATACTGGAACCACTCTAGGAAGTGGTACTGAAAGTGGTGCCCAGAACTGCAGCAGGAAAGGGTTGGACAGTGACCGTTCTAGCCGTGAGGCTGCCTTGATCAAATTCCGCATGAAACGGAAGGACAGATGCTTTGAGAAGAAG GTTAGATATCATGGTAGGAAAAAGCTTGCAGAGCAACGGCCAAGAGTAAAAGGTCAGTTTGTGAGTCAAAAAGTTCCCGACTCTGTGACAAAGCCAGAAGCAGAAGACCGGCTCCGAGTGGTTAAAAAATTAAGTTTCTTGTGA
- the LOC103714284 gene encoding two-component response regulator-like APRR3 isoform X4 yields MESVARDEEGGARDGDGGGGSGAAAGGGPRRQTDPSSERQVIRWERFLPRRFLRILLVEHDDSTRHIVAALLRKCSYHVAAVADGLKAWEVLKEKHYSVDLVLTEVAMPSLSGIALLSKIMSTEECKNIPVIMMSSHDSIGVVLKCMLKGAVDFLVKPVRKNELRNLWQHVWRRHCSNSYTNASDNNAASNHVSAIAGDGSKTGESSKQDSDAQSSDRKPEMEIASDQKHRGDHLAEGGSTSREVEAKPEQLDNGTPIMANTLKLDDDVEGTDLVEKYQEENGSYHKAPYREEDNGFTGSKEGDLADPNSHCQNNAPDGTLNDMTYFEPVANRKCNSAVSEKYAFRKDALPETSTSSHAKSASEFGSSPHLELALKRQRLNGCVDQDFKQKHILNHSNASAFSRYGDKRAHHSCKKPVSSAVCVRTIECVDKSQLHVSSHGSDNDKNISLSPKGMVFYQGNAGETTKYFQVSSESNGEHAGLMSFPAREDDCAGHSSKGEDMVFNHPQFGFIPLPIPVGAIPYQRLCSGYGAILQPVFHPEASLEPHSSASAEKATVQITSDQSGHHDNHLISHRQCIEFHHHEENHQSHYWRQHIDMEPGDSSDLSCTPEELANQSASCSEDILKGGGSNYSGEPADAAANTGTTLGSGTESGAQNCSRKGLDSDRSSREAALIKFRMKRKDRCFEKKVRYHGRKKLAEQRPRVKGQFVSQKVPDSVTKPEAEDRLRVVKKLSFL; encoded by the exons ATGGAGAGCGTGGCGAGGGACGAGGAGGGTGGCGCGCGGGATGGAGACGGCGGCGGGGGATCGGGCGCCGCTGCCGGAGGAGGGCCGAGGCGGCAGACGGATCCGAGCTCCGAGCGGCAGGTGATCAGGTGGGAGAGGTTCCTTCCGAGGAGATTTCTCCGGATCCTCCTCGTCGAGCACGACGACTCCACTCGCCACATCGTCGCCGCGCTCCTCCGGAAATGCAGCTACCACG TGGCGGCAGTGGCGGATGGGCTCAAGGCATGGGAGGTTTTGAAGGAGAAGCACTACAGCGTTGATCTCGTGTTGACTGAAGTCGCCATGCCTTCGCTTTCGGGAATCgcgcttctttccaagattaTGAGCACAGAGGAGTGCAAGAACATTCCGGTCATCA TGATGTCTTCTCACGATTCCATTGGTGTAGTACTCAAATGCATGCTAAAGGGTGCTGTGGACTTTCTCGTGAAACCAGTAAGGAAGAATGAGTTGCGCAACTTATGGCAGCACGTTTGGAGGAGGCATTGT tcaaataGCTACACAAATGCATCCGACAATAATGCTGCAAGCAATCATGTAAGCGCAATTGCTGGAGATGGGTCCAAGACTGGGGAGAGCAGCAAACAAGATAGTGATGCTCAG AGCTCAGATAGGAAGCCGGAGATGGAAATTGCGAGTGATCAGAAACACAGAGGGGATCATTTAGCTGAAGGTGGGAGTACTTCCAGGGAGGTGGAAGCAAAACCAGAGCAACTTGATAATGGCACCCCAATAATGGCAAACACATTAAAATTGGATGATGATGTGGAAG GGACAGATTTAGTTGAAAAATACCAAGAGGAGAATGGTTCTTATCATAAAGCCCCGTATAGGGAGGAAGACAACGGTTTTACAGGATCTAAAGAGGGTGACCTTGCTGATCCTAATTCGCATTGTCAAAATAATGCTCCAGATGGAACATTGAATGATATGACATATTTTGAGCCAGTAGCTAACAGAAAATGCAATTCTGCTGTTTCGGAAAAGTATGCATTCAGGAAGGATGCATTACCTGAAACTTCAACATCCTCTCATGCGAAGAGTGCATCTGAATTTGGTTCCTCACCACATTTGGAACTTGCTTTGAAAAGACAACGTCTCAATGGCTGTGTAGATCAGGATTTCAAACAAAAGCATatattaaatcattcaaatgccTCTGCCTTCTCAAG gtatggtGACAAAAGGGCTCATCATTCATGTAAAAAGCCTGTTTCTTCAGCTGTGTGTGTTAGAACCATAGAATGTGTTGATAAATCTCAGTTGCATGTCAGTAGTCATGGCTCTGACAATGACAAGAACATTTCCCTCTCACCTAAAGGGATGGTGTTCTATCAAGGGAATGCAGGCGAAACTACAAAATACTTTCAGGTCTCTTCTGAAAGCAACGGAGAGCATGCTGGCCTTATGTCTTTCCCAGCTAGAGAGGATGACTGTGCTGGTCATTCCTCCAAAGGAGAGGATATGGTTTTTAATCATCCTCAGTTTGGGTTTATTCCTCTGCCAATTCCTGTTGGAGCAATACCATATCAGCGCTTGTGTTCAGGGTATGGTGCTATCTTGCAACCAGTTTTCCATCCTGAGGCTTCCTTAGAGCCTCATAGTTCAGCATCAGCTGAGAAGGCAACAGTTCAAATTACTTCTGATCAATCTGGTCATCATGACAATCATCTTATCAGTCACCGCCAATGCATAGAATTTCACCACCATGAAGAAAATCATCAGTCCCACTACTGGAGACAACATATCGATATGGAACCAGGAGATTCAAGTGATTTGTCATGCACTCCTGAGGAACTAGCCAATCAAAGTGCCAGCTGTAGCGAGGACATTCTCAAAGGCGGTGGAAGCAACTATAGTGGTGAACCAGCAGATGCAGCTGCAAATACTGGAACCACTCTAGGAAGTGGTACTGAAAGTGGTGCCCAGAACTGCAGCAGGAAAGGGTTGGACAGTGACCGTTCTAGCCGTGAGGCTGCCTTGATCAAATTCCGCATGAAACGGAAGGACAGATGCTTTGAGAAGAAG GTTAGATATCATGGTAGGAAAAAGCTTGCAGAGCAACGGCCAAGAGTAAAAGGTCAGTTTGTGAGTCAAAAAGTTCCCGACTCTGTGACAAAGCCAGAAGCAGAAGACCGGCTCCGAGTGGTTAAAAAATTAAGTTTCTTGTGA